GCAACGGAGGCACGGCCTCGGGGCTAGGAAGCTCGCTGAAAATTTGGTGGCTTTGTGATCTCACGAGATTCTTTGTTTCCTCTTGACCTGAGTCGTGCAGTTGTAGGTCACTACGTGCTCTTTTTAGTTGTCCCCCGCCCTGCGGTTCTTTCAATGAAATGTCTCCACCACTCGGGCCATGGACAAAAGAAGCAGCAGGTTGGGGCCTTGCTTCTGTAGAACAGCAGAAACTTGAACTGGAGCTCAGACTGCATGAAGAGGAAGGAGACTTTGATGTAGTGGTTACAGGGCTTAATAAACTGCCTTCGGGCTGGGCATCAAAGTGCTTCAACTGATCATTCATCTTTGACGTGATGACCGGGCTAGCCGCTTCAGGAGGTAAGGTTGGAGAGCTTAGTTCTGGGAAATTACTGTAGAAGGAGGTAAGTTGAATGCCCCCCTGAACACCTTGCACGGAATCAATTACGAGTTGGAGTTTCCTTAACGAGTGTCCAACTTTTTTGATCTTTCGAGAAGGCCACCTGGTGATGCCATGTTGTCTGCATATCCTTTTCAAGGTGGTTGGGCACACTGCAAAGAGAACAAATTGGGTAAGCAACGGAATGATTATGACACAAGACcaataaatccaaaggaaaGATTATGAAAATACCCATGTGCAGTGATGGCTTGCAATCATGTAAGGatacaaaaacaaattagaTAATGCGAcccaattttctttaataaGAGGAAAAACCAGCAGCTTAACAAACGTTTAGAATTAAAGATGAGCTATTTAGAACTCAATAAGGCAGCTACGTGAGTTACGCGATAGTTTTAGCGAACACATACATGcattcttccatttctttccactTTTTAGGCAATGAAAACTAGCTTAGTTTTTGTATTAGAGTAGAGATCCAGAAAATGTTAGGGGTGATATACATAATCTGAGAAATCTTCCTAAGTTACTGACCAACTAAATCCGACAATACTTCTATGAATGTTGAAAGTGCCAAATGAAAAGTTACTTCTTGTCAGAGTgcgaaatttaatttcaataagAAATGTAATTGATATAATCCGTTCAAATTATAAAAGTGTTCCTACCACCAATACTCTTTGCAGCATCTTTCAGGCTCCCAGCGAAGTATTGCCGAAGTACTTCCAAGCCGATGGTCTTCTCAGTCTTCGTCCGTCTTCTCTCACCCGGTTTTCTATCACTTGATGGGCAAAGCCCGCTGACAGAAGAAAAGCCTCCACCACTCTCTGCACTTCCCCTGGGACCAGAATCTTGATGAATGTGTGTGTGCTTTGAAAACACATGATGCAACTCTGATCTGTCATTATCCCAATCGGTTGTCTCTTCAAAACCTTCTTCTGGCTCCTTCTGGTACCCCAAGGATATAGCAATAGATTTTCCCTTTCGTTGAGCCTCTGTCCTATTGTCAAGCCAGGATGAATCTTCGTGAGAAGTTCCTTTAGAAAGAGCACACCCCGAATTCTGAGAGTGTCCATCAAATCTCCCAAGTGATGGGGCAGCAGTCACTTTCTCCAGTTGTGTTGCTTCTTCTGCTAACTCCTGGTTTGTGACAACACGTAGGCTCCGACATACCTCTTGTATCACAGAGGATAATGATCTCAGCATATGTGTCTGCTCTTCAGCATCTTGGCAGTCAGGTGGCAGGAAGAACTCTAACACAAAATCAGCCGATCCAGTATAGATGCTTCGAAAGCGTATAGCTACGGCAGCACGCAATTTAAACACCATGGCATGATGAGATAGAGGATATTCGGACTTGGAAAAACCTCTAATGTCCGAGGCAAAACATGGTTGGTTTGTCATGAATGCTCCTCCCACAACGCCTTCACCTCTAAGCAGGTGATGCTCAGAGCATGCCTCATGAAAACCCAAAACATCTGGGTTGAGGACATAGCATGCAGAGTCCACAGTGGAAAC
This window of the Diospyros lotus cultivar Yz01 chromosome 5, ASM1463336v1, whole genome shotgun sequence genome carries:
- the LOC127802006 gene encoding protein NLP2 isoform X3 is translated as MDQFTPNAHLKIHQEGTERSNFADNPHVTYPQKDDLVGSQIPNREAILPRPSLVQSEDFLVENTETNKRLWILPNAKAGPASSVKKRLMQAIEYLREFTRDGDALIQIWVPIKRAGRHFLTTNNQPFSLSSNCKSLADYRDVSRSYKFAAEANSKDFMGLPGRVFMKKLPEWTPDVRFFRKEEYPRVSYAQQYNVSGSLALPVFERGSGTCLGVVEIVTTAQTVKYIPELENVRKALEAVDLKSSEVLSPPTVKGCDDSYQGVVIEIKEVFKYVCDTYRLPLAQTWVPCTQQGRAGCRHSNENYIHCVSTVDSACYVLNPDVLGFHEACSEHHLLRGEGVVGGAFMTNQPCFASDIRGFSKSEYPLSHHAMVFKLRAAVAIRFRSIYTGSADFVLEFFLPPDCQDAEEQTHMLRSLSSVIQEVCRSLRVVTNQELAEEATQLEKVTAAPSLGRFDGHSQNSGCALSKGTSHEDSSWLDNRTEAQRKGKSIAISLGYQKEPEEGFEETTDWDNDRSELHHVFSKHTHIHQDSGPRGSAESGGGFSSVSGLCPSSDRKPGERRRTKTEKTIGLEVLRQYFAGSLKDAAKSIGVCPTTLKRICRQHGITRWPSRKIKKVGHSLRKLQLVIDSVQGVQGGIQLTSFYSNFPELSSPTLPPEAASPVITSKMNDQLKHFDAQPEGSLLSPVTTTSKSPSSSCSLSSSSSFCCSTEARPQPAASFVHGPSGGDISLKEPQGGGQLKRARSDLQLHDSGQEETKNLVRSQSHQIFSELPSPEAVPPLPRVGSPRQQVVRDGSAFKVKATFGEEKVRLSIQQNCRFQDLRQEIVKRFNINSKIDLKYLDDDSEWVLLRCDEDVEECIDIHRSSNNSRTIKLLVHQASVNPNLGSSFGT
- the LOC127802006 gene encoding protein NLP2 isoform X2, whose product is MEDGAFTPKAILETFSDKTMDLDIVNELLYDGYWLETTEGSNFWQPDLSTSSDLNFSLNCFSTYQSNMDQFTPNAHLKIHQEGTERSNFADNPHVTYPQKDDLVGSQIPNREAILPRPSLVQSEDFLVENTETNKRLWILPNAKAGPASSVKKRLMQAIEYLREFTRDGDALIQIWVPIKRAGRHFLTTNNQPFSLSSNCKSLADYRDVSRSYKFAAEANSKDFMGLPGRVFMKKLPEWTPDVRFFRKEEYPRVSYAQQYNVSGSLALPVFERGSGTCLGVVEIVTTAQTVKYIPELENVRKALEGCDDSYQGVVIEIKEVFKYVCDTYRLPLAQTWVPCTQQGRAGCRHSNENYIHCVSTVDSACYVLNPDVLGFHEACSEHHLLRGEGVVGGAFMTNQPCFASDIRGFSKSEYPLSHHAMVFKLRAAVAIRFRSIYTGSADFVLEFFLPPDCQDAEEQTHMLRSLSSVIQEVCRSLRVVTNQELAEEATQLEKVTAAPSLGRFDGHSQNSGCALSKGTSHEDSSWLDNRTEAQRKGKSIAISLGYQKEPEEGFEETTDWDNDRSELHHVFSKHTHIHQDSGPRGSAESGGGFSSVSGLCPSSDRKPGERRRTKTEKTIGLEVLRQYFAGSLKDAAKSIGVCPTTLKRICRQHGITRWPSRKIKKVGHSLRKLQLVIDSVQGVQGGIQLTSFYSNFPELSSPTLPPEAASPVITSKMNDQLKHFDAQPEGSLLSPVTTTSKSPSSSCSLSSSSSFCCSTEARPQPAASFVHGPSGGDISLKEPQGGGQLKRARSDLQLHDSGQEETKNLVRSQSHQIFSELPSPEAVPPLPRVGSPRQQVVRDGSAFKVKATFGEEKVRLSIQQNCRFQDLRQEIVKRFNINSKIDLKYLDDDSEWVLLRCDEDVEECIDIHRSSNNSRTIKLLVHQASVNPNLGSSFGT